The Bacillus sp. Y1 genome has a window encoding:
- the hutH gene encoding histidine ammonia-lyase, translated as MKVVLTGQSLTLSQVKDICYRFATVEIEEASMRKVEESRYSVEEIVAKKKTIYGITTGFGKFSDVMIAEKDVNDLQLNLIRSHACGVGDPFPEVVTRAMVLLRLNALLKGFSGVRVEIIKQLQTLLNERIHPVVPQQGSLGASGDLAPLSHLALVLIGEGQVHFEGEIYEANHVLKEKGIQPISLKAKEGLALINGTQAMTAQGVINWIESMRLFYQSEIIAAMTIEGLEGIIDAFHPAIHEARGYVQQTEVAARMCELLKESKLITSQGEKRVQDAYSLRCIPQVHGATLQALDYVKEKLEIEMNAATDNPLIFNGGQMVISGGNFHGQPIAFAMDFMKIAMAELANISERRIERLVNPGLNDLPPFLSPQPGLQSGAMIMQYCAASLVSENKTLAHPASVDSIPSSANQEDHVSMGTIASRHAYMIIQNVRRVLAIECICALQAVQYRGIEKMAPATLAFYKEARKIVPSIDCDRVYSKDIEGMAAWLKEREFGY; from the coding sequence ATGAAGGTTGTGTTAACAGGTCAATCCTTAACGCTTTCGCAAGTAAAGGATATTTGCTATCGGTTTGCAACGGTAGAGATAGAAGAAGCAAGTATGAGGAAAGTTGAGGAATCTCGATACTCAGTTGAGGAAATTGTAGCAAAAAAGAAAACGATCTATGGGATTACTACCGGCTTTGGGAAATTTAGTGATGTCATGATTGCGGAAAAAGATGTGAATGATTTGCAGTTGAACTTAATCCGTTCTCACGCGTGTGGAGTGGGTGATCCATTTCCAGAAGTTGTCACACGAGCAATGGTGCTTCTCCGGTTAAATGCTCTTCTCAAAGGTTTTTCTGGAGTTAGGGTAGAGATTATAAAACAGCTCCAAACATTATTAAATGAGCGAATCCATCCGGTTGTGCCCCAACAGGGCTCATTAGGCGCATCAGGAGACCTAGCCCCTTTATCACATTTAGCACTCGTGCTTATTGGTGAAGGACAAGTGCATTTTGAAGGTGAAATATATGAAGCGAACCATGTACTAAAAGAAAAAGGAATTCAACCCATTTCTTTAAAGGCAAAGGAAGGGTTGGCACTCATTAATGGAACACAAGCAATGACTGCGCAGGGTGTCATTAATTGGATTGAATCAATGAGATTGTTTTACCAAAGTGAAATCATTGCAGCTATGACGATTGAAGGTTTAGAAGGAATTATTGATGCCTTTCATCCTGCCATTCATGAAGCACGAGGATATGTGCAACAAACAGAAGTTGCTGCAAGAATGTGTGAGCTGCTTAAAGAAAGTAAGCTTATAACAAGTCAAGGCGAAAAGAGAGTTCAAGACGCATATTCTTTAAGATGCATTCCACAGGTACATGGTGCAACGTTACAAGCGTTAGATTATGTAAAGGAAAAGCTCGAAATTGAAATGAATGCAGCAACCGATAATCCACTTATTTTTAATGGTGGCCAAATGGTCATTTCAGGTGGGAATTTCCATGGTCAACCGATCGCGTTCGCTATGGATTTTATGAAAATTGCCATGGCTGAACTCGCCAATATATCAGAACGTCGAATTGAACGGCTCGTAAACCCGGGATTAAATGACCTCCCACCGTTTTTAAGTCCCCAACCAGGATTACAGTCTGGAGCAATGATCATGCAGTATTGTGCGGCTTCTCTCGTTTCTGAAAATAAAACTCTAGCACATCCAGCAAGTGTAGACTCCATTCCATCCTCTGCCAATCAAGAAGACCACGTAAGCATGGGAACCATCGCCTCACGGCACGCTTATATGATAATCCAAAATGTACGGCGTGTCCTAGCAATCGAATGCATATGTGCCCTTCAGGCTGTTCAATACCGCGGGATTGAAAAAATGGCCCCAGCTACCCTAGCTTTTTATAAAGAAGCAAGAAAAATCGTCCCATCTATCGATTGTGATCGAGTGTATTCCAAGGATATTGAGGGGATGGCGGCCTGGTTGAAGGAAAGGGAGTTTGGTTATTAG
- the hutG gene encoding formimidoylglutamase gives MSFEYVSLGKEAVFRDRHVTKVSETILPFSKGEKGEIGIIGLPLSKTSISLSQAAEAPQKIRSHFKSFTTYSAEAEKDFHDMKILDFGDCLTHPTDLIESIERLYKSVSDMLEVNSCERYVILGGDHGVSFPSIRAFSEKLGRIGVIQWDAHHDVRNFEDGGKTNGTPFRSLIEGGYLKGDHLVQIGIRDFSNAKVYHEYTREKGIHVYTMADIEKKGLASILITELTRLEKEVDYLYLSVDMDVVDQAFAPGCPAIGPGGLTSRELLSSIEITSAHQKVKAMDIVEVDPSKDIRDMTTRLAAFSMLKFMYSKRGISE, from the coding sequence ATGAGCTTTGAGTACGTATCGTTAGGGAAGGAAGCTGTCTTTCGAGATCGACATGTGACAAAGGTTTCCGAAACTATATTGCCATTTAGTAAAGGGGAAAAAGGAGAGATTGGTATCATCGGCCTCCCACTCTCAAAAACATCTATTTCTCTTTCACAGGCAGCCGAGGCACCACAAAAAATTCGCTCTCATTTTAAAAGCTTCACTACCTATTCTGCTGAAGCAGAAAAGGACTTTCATGACATGAAAATTCTAGACTTTGGTGATTGCCTGACTCATCCAACTGATTTAATTGAGTCGATCGAGCGATTATATAAAAGTGTGTCTGATATGCTTGAGGTGAATTCGTGTGAACGTTATGTGATCTTAGGAGGTGACCATGGAGTGAGTTTTCCCTCGATTCGTGCCTTTTCTGAAAAGCTTGGCCGAATAGGAGTCATTCAATGGGATGCTCATCATGATGTACGAAACTTTGAAGATGGCGGGAAAACAAATGGTACTCCCTTTCGAAGCTTAATTGAGGGTGGATATCTCAAGGGAGATCACCTTGTTCAAATTGGAATAAGAGATTTTTCCAATGCAAAGGTTTATCATGAATATACTAGAGAAAAAGGGATTCATGTTTACACAATGGCTGATATAGAAAAAAAGGGATTGGCTTCTATTCTAATAACTGAATTGACACGTTTAGAGAAAGAAGTAGATTATCTATACTTGTCTGTTGATATGGATGTTGTGGATCAAGCCTTTGCTCCTGGCTGCCCAGCAATCGGTCCCGGGGGTCTTACGAGTAGAGAGTTACTATCTTCTATTGAAATAACTTCTGCTCATCAGAAGGTAAAGGCTATGGATATTGTTGAAGTTGATCCATCTAAGGATATTCGTGATATGACAACAAGACTTGCTGCTTTTTCAATGTTGAAGTTTATGTACTCGAAAAGGGGAATTTCCGAATGA
- a CDS encoding spore coat associated protein CotJA, translating to MANQPKQVFTNMKTYQPYHSPFDPCRPIGVKFYSTPPNLYVGFQPPNLPQFSPREALQKGTLWPIFYDYYENPYEAKRREDK from the coding sequence ATGGCTAACCAGCCTAAACAAGTATTTACAAACATGAAAACGTACCAACCTTACCACAGTCCATTTGATCCTTGTCGTCCGATTGGAGTTAAGTTTTACTCAACACCCCCAAATCTTTATGTAGGATTTCAACCACCTAATCTTCCGCAATTCTCCCCAAGAGAAGCGTTACAAAAAGGCACCCTTTGGCCTATTTTTTATGATTATTATGAAAACCCTTATGAAGCAAAAAGGAGGGAGGACAAGTGA
- the shc gene encoding squalene--hopene cyclase, with the protein MRSEKLTKTKDHLIESLRDKQRRDGSWKFCFEGSLMTNAYMIILLRSLNIQTEETLIKRLVNEICRKQENNGSWKLYYDERFGNLSNTIECYFALLYSGYLPRDSDVLQRAKSFIINNGGLQKSEWLTKSMLAITGQIPWPTIIKLIPIEIMLLPTWSPISMFEIVGYARAHWVPIIICSNKNFKNVHPQQPSLEDLNIDREEDHSQIDERSMKLISKIKSEAIKLAEIPEQIHEESFHKGEAYMLERIESNGTLYSYFSSTFFMIYSLLALGYKKDHHIIKSAIEGMKSFLFEEKDLYYIENSPSTVWDTALISNALHIAGVQNTDPMIASSTQYLLNHQHTTFGDWMINCPDTAPGGWGFSPINTMVPDIDDTTAALRALAPSTIAKIIPSTGWKKGINWVLAMQNKDGGWAAFEKNITNRWLSFIPFRYEDRVLFDPSTADLTGRTLHFLGEYTNIERNSATIKKGINWLKKHQLEDGSWYGRWGICYIYGTWAAVTGLLACGVSRSDPSLKRAINWLNSIQNKNGGWGESCSSDIKKKYTPLYASTPSQTAWALDALIYYYDKPTKEIEIGMEFLLSSFEKTNWTIEYPTGAGLPGGFYIHYHSYNYIWPLVTISNYQRKYL; encoded by the coding sequence ATGAGAAGTGAAAAATTAACGAAGACGAAAGATCATTTAATTGAAAGCCTGAGAGATAAGCAGAGAAGAGATGGTTCGTGGAAATTTTGTTTTGAAGGTAGTTTAATGACAAATGCCTATATGATTATATTGTTACGGTCATTGAACATCCAAACAGAGGAGACGCTCATTAAACGATTGGTGAATGAGATATGTAGAAAGCAAGAAAACAACGGCTCATGGAAACTTTATTATGATGAAAGATTCGGAAACTTATCTAATACGATTGAATGTTATTTTGCACTACTTTATTCAGGTTACTTACCAAGGGATTCAGATGTTCTGCAAAGGGCAAAGTCATTCATTATCAATAATGGTGGACTTCAAAAATCTGAGTGGTTAACAAAATCCATGTTAGCTATTACGGGGCAAATACCCTGGCCAACCATTATTAAACTCATTCCAATAGAAATCATGCTTTTACCGACATGGTCGCCCATTTCCATGTTTGAGATCGTTGGCTACGCTAGAGCTCACTGGGTCCCTATTATCATTTGTTCAAATAAAAATTTTAAGAATGTCCACCCACAACAACCTTCTCTAGAAGACTTGAATATAGATAGAGAAGAAGATCACTCACAAATAGATGAACGCTCAATGAAATTAATCTCAAAGATTAAATCAGAAGCTATAAAACTAGCAGAAATACCAGAACAAATTCATGAGGAGTCTTTTCATAAAGGTGAAGCTTACATGCTTGAAAGAATAGAGTCGAATGGTACATTATATAGCTATTTTAGCTCTACCTTTTTTATGATTTACTCCCTATTAGCACTCGGATACAAAAAAGATCATCACATTATTAAAAGTGCCATCGAGGGGATGAAATCTTTTCTTTTTGAAGAGAAAGACCTCTATTATATTGAAAACTCACCATCCACGGTTTGGGATACTGCACTAATAAGTAATGCCTTGCATATCGCAGGTGTACAGAATACGGATCCAATGATAGCAAGCTCAACTCAATATTTATTAAACCACCAACACACTACCTTTGGTGATTGGATGATAAATTGTCCAGACACTGCACCGGGTGGTTGGGGTTTTTCTCCAATCAACACGATGGTTCCAGATATAGATGATACAACCGCTGCCTTACGTGCGCTTGCACCTTCCACTATTGCAAAAATAATTCCTTCAACTGGTTGGAAAAAAGGAATAAACTGGGTACTTGCTATGCAGAACAAAGACGGAGGGTGGGCTGCTTTTGAAAAAAATATCACGAACAGGTGGCTCTCCTTTATCCCTTTCAGATATGAGGATCGAGTACTATTTGACCCATCCACGGCTGATTTGACAGGTAGGACACTTCATTTTCTAGGAGAATACACAAATATCGAAAGAAATTCAGCCACGATTAAGAAAGGAATCAATTGGCTTAAGAAGCATCAGCTAGAGGATGGCTCATGGTACGGGCGATGGGGAATTTGCTATATTTACGGTACTTGGGCTGCCGTTACAGGATTATTAGCTTGCGGGGTTAGTCGATCCGATCCTTCCCTCAAACGAGCGATAAATTGGTTGAATTCGATTCAAAACAAAAATGGCGGATGGGGCGAATCATGCTCAAGTGATATAAAAAAGAAATATACGCCACTTTATGCAAGTACCCCATCACAAACCGCGTGGGCTCTAGATGCGCTGATTTATTATTATGATAAACCAACAAAAGAAATAGAGATTGGAATGGAATTCCTCTTATCGTCATTCGAAAAAACAAATTGGACGATTGAGTATCCAACAGGGGCCGGTTTGCCTGGAGGTTTTTATATTCATTATCATAGTTATAACTACATTTGGCCACTAGTTACAATTAGCAATTATCAACGAAAATATTTATAG
- a CDS encoding spore coat protein CotJB — protein sequence MKQLPERYYQLMEEIQAVDFVLVELTLYLDTHQTDQQAMQQFNQFAQYSKQIKQQFEAEFGPLLQYGNSYTDANWSWGTSPWPWQV from the coding sequence GTGAAGCAGTTGCCTGAAAGATACTATCAATTAATGGAAGAAATTCAAGCCGTTGACTTCGTCCTAGTAGAACTCACATTGTACTTAGATACTCACCAAACCGATCAACAAGCGATGCAGCAATTTAATCAATTCGCACAATATAGTAAACAGATTAAACAACAGTTTGAAGCAGAGTTCGGTCCACTTCTACAATATGGAAATAGTTATACAGATGCAAATTGGAGCTGGGGAACATCTCCTTGGCCCTGGCAGGTGTAG
- the cotJC gene encoding spore coat protein CotJC: MWVYEKKLQYPVKVTTCNPTLAKFLIEQYGGADGELAAALRYLNQRYTIPDKVVGLLTDIGTEEFAHLEMIATMIYKLTKDATPEQLKSAGISDHYANHDSAIFYHNAAGVPFTASYIQAKGDPIADLYEDIAAEEKARATYQWIIDMSDDPDLNDSLRFLREREVIHSQRFREAVELLKEERDRKKIF; encoded by the coding sequence ATGTGGGTATATGAAAAGAAATTACAATATCCGGTAAAAGTAACAACCTGTAATCCAACCTTAGCAAAATTCTTGATAGAACAATATGGCGGAGCAGATGGAGAATTGGCTGCTGCGTTAAGATACTTAAACCAAAGATATACGATTCCAGATAAAGTGGTTGGTCTGTTAACTGATATAGGAACAGAGGAATTTGCTCATTTAGAAATGATTGCAACGATGATTTATAAGTTGACAAAGGATGCCACACCAGAGCAATTAAAGTCTGCAGGTATATCTGACCACTATGCCAATCATGATTCGGCTATCTTTTATCATAACGCTGCTGGTGTACCTTTTACCGCTTCGTATATTCAAGCAAAGGGAGATCCCATTGCCGATCTTTACGAGGATATTGCGGCAGAAGAGAAGGCGCGTGCTACTTATCAATGGATTATAGATATGTCAGATGATCCTGATTTAAATGATTCACTCCGCTTTTTAAGGGAAAGGGAGGTCATTCATTCACAAAGATTTCGTGAGGCTGTTGAGCTCTTGAAGGAAGAAAGAGATCGGAAGAAAATATTTTAA
- the hutI gene encoding imidazolonepropionase: MHDLLLFNIGQLLLPASSSRPLKGEEMKHLHVIENAALAVKEGRVAWIGRSEEGEKLEALSYLDVQGKVISPGLVDPHTHFVFAGSREHELALKQAGVPYLDILASGGGILSTVQSTKNSTEEELLAKSSFHLERMISYGVTTVEGKSGYGLDRETELKQLRVMKKLQEKYPIQIVSTFLGPHAVPSEYKGESDLFLDEMISLLKEIKEQSLAEYVDIFCETGVFTVEQSKRFLEEGKKLGFGMKIHADEIDSLGGTELAVTLGATSADHLVAASEDGIKQLGNSNTVAVLLPGTTFYLGKEHYAKARKMIDSGAAVALATDFNPGSCVTENLQMIMSLAALKLKMSAEEIWNAVTINAAFAIGKEDVAGTLTIGAQADFVIWDIPNYHYLPYHFGVNHANSVFVAGEMIRRNES, encoded by the coding sequence ATGCACGATTTGCTTTTATTTAATATCGGTCAGCTGCTTCTGCCTGCATCCTCATCTCGTCCATTAAAGGGCGAGGAAATGAAGCATCTACATGTAATTGAAAATGCAGCGCTTGCGGTAAAAGAGGGAAGGGTTGCCTGGATAGGTCGATCGGAAGAAGGAGAGAAGCTAGAAGCTTTGTCTTATCTAGACGTCCAGGGGAAAGTGATATCTCCTGGTTTAGTAGATCCGCATACTCATTTCGTATTTGCAGGATCACGTGAACATGAATTGGCGCTAAAACAGGCGGGCGTTCCTTATCTAGACATACTAGCCTCTGGAGGTGGAATTCTATCAACCGTACAATCCACTAAAAACAGTACAGAAGAAGAATTGCTTGCAAAGTCTTCATTTCATCTAGAGCGAATGATTTCTTATGGAGTAACAACGGTGGAAGGAAAAAGTGGTTATGGTCTCGATCGCGAAACGGAGCTAAAGCAGCTACGGGTCATGAAGAAGCTTCAGGAAAAGTATCCAATACAAATTGTATCTACATTCCTTGGTCCTCATGCAGTTCCGTCAGAATATAAGGGGGAAAGTGATCTATTTTTAGATGAGATGATTTCTTTGTTAAAGGAAATAAAAGAGCAGTCACTCGCTGAGTATGTAGATATTTTTTGTGAAACAGGTGTTTTCACTGTCGAGCAGTCTAAGCGGTTTTTAGAAGAAGGGAAGAAGCTCGGTTTCGGAATGAAAATCCATGCAGATGAAATTGATTCACTTGGTGGCACAGAGTTAGCGGTAACATTAGGAGCAACGAGTGCCGACCATTTAGTGGCAGCTTCTGAAGATGGAATTAAGCAGCTGGGCAATAGTAATACGGTAGCGGTGTTATTACCAGGCACTACGTTTTATCTGGGGAAAGAGCATTACGCAAAGGCGAGAAAAATGATCGACAGTGGGGCAGCTGTGGCATTGGCAACCGACTTTAATCCAGGAAGCTGTGTAACGGAGAATCTACAAATGATTATGTCTTTAGCGGCATTAAAACTCAAAATGTCAGCAGAGGAGATTTGGAACGCCGTAACGATAAACGCAGCCTTTGCTATTGGAAAAGAGGATGTGGCTGGGACGCTGACAATTGGTGCACAGGCCGATTTTGTTATATGGGATATTCCCAATTATCATTATCTTCCGTACCATTTTGGAGTGAATCATGCAAACTCCGTGTTTGTAGCAGGGGAAATGATTCGGAGGAATGAGTCATGA
- a CDS encoding LLM class flavin-dependent oxidoreductase — translation MIENKNIPLSVLDLVPIVQGGSASQALRNSATLAQHVESLGYHRYWLAEHHNMPGIASAATSVVISHVAGHTSTIRVGSGGIMLPNHAPLIIAEQFGTLEALFPGRIDLGLGRAPGTDQITAHALRRDRRSDGNDFPEQLEELQSYFISSDDKRVRAFPGEGQTVPIWLLGSSGFSAQLAGQLGLPFAFASHFSPLYTLPALQLYRQHFRPSEVLDKPYAMVAANVVAADTGEEAKKLATSMQQQFLNLIRGNPGQLPPPVENMDEIWSPYEKATLLQQFGEPIVGDRDTVKAKLEDFLNDTQADELMIHTQIFDHEARLKSYEIVADALRK, via the coding sequence ATGATTGAAAATAAAAACATTCCTCTTTCTGTATTGGATTTAGTTCCGATTGTACAAGGAGGATCTGCTTCACAAGCGTTGCGAAATTCCGCAACTTTAGCTCAACATGTCGAATCATTAGGTTACCATCGCTATTGGCTAGCAGAGCATCACAATATGCCGGGGATCGCAAGTGCAGCCACCTCTGTCGTTATCTCTCATGTGGCTGGCCATACGTCAACGATTCGTGTTGGTTCAGGTGGAATCATGTTACCTAACCATGCTCCCCTTATTATTGCAGAACAGTTTGGCACACTTGAAGCTTTGTTTCCTGGCCGAATTGATTTAGGACTTGGCCGTGCTCCTGGAACCGATCAAATAACGGCCCATGCACTAAGAAGAGACCGAAGAAGTGATGGAAACGATTTTCCTGAGCAACTAGAGGAATTACAATCCTACTTCATATCTAGTGATGATAAAAGGGTTCGTGCATTTCCTGGTGAAGGTCAAACCGTTCCTATATGGCTACTTGGTTCAAGCGGTTTTAGTGCGCAACTTGCCGGACAATTAGGGCTGCCTTTCGCCTTTGCTAGCCATTTTTCACCTTTATACACTTTACCTGCTTTGCAATTATACCGCCAACATTTCCGTCCATCTGAAGTGTTAGACAAACCATACGCTATGGTTGCGGCAAATGTCGTTGCTGCAGATACTGGTGAAGAAGCAAAGAAACTAGCGACAAGCATGCAACAACAATTCCTTAATCTAATTAGAGGTAACCCTGGTCAGCTTCCACCACCTGTTGAAAACATGGATGAGATTTGGAGTCCGTATGAAAAGGCAACTCTCCTGCAGCAGTTTGGTGAACCAATTGTCGGGGACCGTGACACGGTAAAAGCAAAACTCGAGGACTTTTTAAATGACACACAAGCAGACGAATTAATGATTCATACGCAAATTTTCGACCATGAAGCAAGACTGAAGTCATACGAGATTGTCGCAGATGCTTTAAGAAAATAA
- a CDS encoding DUF421 domain-containing protein, whose protein sequence is MQFDWVWHSVLIVIVGTLLLRIAGRKSISQMTLAQTVIMIGLGSLLIQPVTGRGLFVTFAVGGVLVLTLVVIEFLQIKSDKIEKFITGKSKILIEKGQLNEKNLRKLRMTVDQLEMALRQSSVNKISDVEWATLEPNGRVAFILKPSAQPVTTKQFESLKQDVQTIKTLLEAFMLSDTSIPKQDSPQNNSELFKEVKNKSHEYDVPKHLQ, encoded by the coding sequence TTGCAGTTTGATTGGGTATGGCATTCCGTATTAATTGTGATTGTTGGTACATTACTCCTTCGTATTGCAGGTAGGAAATCCATTTCGCAGATGACACTTGCTCAGACAGTTATTATGATTGGACTTGGATCTCTATTAATTCAACCAGTCACAGGAAGAGGTCTTTTTGTTACCTTTGCAGTTGGAGGAGTTCTTGTCTTAACTCTTGTGGTAATAGAATTTTTACAGATCAAATCGGACAAAATTGAAAAATTTATTACCGGTAAATCCAAAATACTGATTGAAAAAGGTCAATTAAATGAAAAAAATTTGAGAAAGCTACGTATGACTGTTGATCAGCTTGAAATGGCATTAAGACAATCTAGTGTAAATAAGATTTCAGATGTAGAATGGGCAACTTTAGAGCCAAATGGAAGAGTTGCATTCATTTTAAAACCATCAGCACAACCAGTTACAACAAAACAGTTTGAATCTCTAAAACAAGACGTACAAACGATTAAGACCCTGTTGGAGGCATTTATGCTATCAGATACTAGTATTCCAAAGCAAGATTCTCCACAAAACAATAGTGAGTTGTTCAAAGAGGTTAAAAACAAATCTCATGAATATGATGTGCCGAAGCATCTACAATAG
- the hutU gene encoding urocanate hydratase gives MNANQNRVVIAKRGNELECKGWEQEAALRMLCNNLDPDVAEKPEELVVYGGIGKAARNWEAFDAIVETLKRLENDETLLIQSGKPVAVFKTHAAAPRVLLSNSVIVPKWANWEHFHELDQKGLMMYGQMTAGSWIYIGTQGILQGTYETFAEIARQHFGGSLQGTITLTAGLGGMGGAQPLAVTMNRGVCIAVEVDVDRVQKRIKTKYCDRVTHSVDEAVAWAQEAKVNGLPLSIALVGNAADVHHELLQKKIPIDIVTDQTSAHDPLNGYIPSGLSLEKAQILRNQDPGKYISLSKKSMMAHVQAMLEFQQVGSITFDYGNNIRQVAFDEGEQNAFDFPGFVPAYIRPLFCEGKGPFRWAALSGDPNDIYRTDQLIRELFPENEPLQRWITMAQEKVSFQGLPSRICWLGYGERVKMGLAINELVQKGELKAPIVIGRDHLDCGSVASPNRETEAMKDGSDTVGDWAILNALINVAAGGSWISVHHGGGVGMGYSLHAGMVVVADGTELAEERLQRVLTTDPGMGIVRHADAGYEKAIEVAKEKDVDIPMLRPKK, from the coding sequence ATGAATGCAAATCAAAATCGTGTAGTCATAGCCAAACGAGGAAATGAACTGGAGTGCAAAGGCTGGGAACAGGAAGCGGCACTTCGCATGCTTTGTAATAATTTAGATCCTGATGTGGCAGAGAAACCGGAGGAGCTTGTCGTCTACGGTGGAATTGGGAAAGCTGCTCGAAATTGGGAGGCATTTGATGCGATCGTTGAAACGTTAAAAAGGCTTGAAAACGATGAAACGTTGCTCATTCAATCAGGGAAACCTGTAGCTGTTTTCAAGACGCATGCTGCTGCACCACGTGTTCTTTTATCCAATTCGGTCATTGTTCCGAAATGGGCAAACTGGGAACATTTTCACGAGTTGGATCAGAAGGGACTCATGATGTATGGACAAATGACGGCAGGTAGCTGGATTTACATTGGAACGCAAGGGATTTTACAAGGTACGTATGAAACGTTTGCTGAGATAGCAAGACAGCATTTTGGTGGCTCCTTACAAGGAACGATCACCTTAACTGCTGGTTTGGGTGGAATGGGAGGTGCACAGCCTTTGGCAGTCACGATGAATCGAGGAGTTTGTATCGCGGTTGAGGTCGACGTTGATCGGGTCCAAAAAAGAATCAAAACGAAATATTGTGACCGAGTCACACACTCTGTTGATGAGGCAGTTGCCTGGGCACAGGAGGCAAAGGTAAATGGATTACCACTTTCCATTGCACTCGTTGGTAACGCTGCAGATGTTCATCACGAACTGTTACAAAAGAAGATTCCTATAGACATTGTGACGGATCAAACATCTGCGCATGATCCACTTAATGGTTATATTCCAAGTGGTCTCTCACTTGAAAAAGCTCAAATCCTTCGAAATCAAGATCCTGGTAAATATATAAGTTTGTCAAAAAAATCTATGATGGCTCATGTTCAAGCGATGCTTGAGTTTCAACAAGTAGGTTCCATCACATTTGACTACGGAAATAATATTCGGCAGGTGGCGTTTGATGAAGGAGAACAAAACGCATTTGATTTTCCAGGCTTTGTACCTGCTTATATTCGGCCATTGTTTTGTGAAGGAAAAGGCCCGTTTCGCTGGGCAGCTTTATCAGGGGACCCCAATGATATTTACCGTACTGATCAGTTAATCAGAGAGCTTTTTCCTGAAAATGAACCTTTGCAAAGATGGATTACAATGGCTCAAGAAAAGGTGAGCTTCCAAGGGCTTCCGTCTCGTATTTGCTGGCTAGGATATGGGGAACGAGTGAAAATGGGCCTTGCGATTAATGAATTGGTGCAAAAAGGAGAGCTAAAAGCACCTATCGTAATTGGGCGTGATCATTTAGATTGCGGCTCAGTAGCATCTCCTAACAGGGAGACAGAAGCAATGAAGGACGGAAGTGATACCGTAGGTGATTGGGCTATATTAAATGCATTAATCAATGTGGCAGCAGGCGGATCTTGGATTTCTGTTCATCATGGTGGTGGAGTTGGTATGGGCTATTCCTTGCATGCTGGAATGGTAGTTGTAGCTGATGGGACAGAACTTGCAGAGGAAAGACTACAACGTGTGTTAACAACGGATCCTGGTATGGGGATTGTCCGTCATGCTGACGCTGGATATGAAAAAGCGATAGAAGTGGCAAAAGAAAAAGACGTGGATATTCCGATGCTCCGTCCTAAAAAATAA